A region of Haliotis asinina isolate JCU_RB_2024 chromosome 9, JCU_Hal_asi_v2, whole genome shotgun sequence DNA encodes the following proteins:
- the LOC137297405 gene encoding histidine ammonia-lyase-like, with amino-acid sequence MKLSLRIRGEWLALPCNGKEKISWLGDEGLKRYYKTKSNVGHAEETVYEIRKAKGGAILDPDDAVRDVLDDNDFVTVVLDSDMSSPVTGPAEIVYMEEKVPKASVKTASDYISLDGNSLATDDLVRLGKGEFLVKLTTEAEQNVQKSRDLVEEILASNKVVYGITTGFGNFARTSIPKDKLVELQENLIRSHAAGVGPPLSPERTRMLLALRINVLAKGYSGISLETLGQYMAAFNASCLPWVPQKGSVGASGDLAPLAHLALGMMGEGKMWSPKSGWADAKYVLESHNLTPIKPKPKEGLAMINGTQLITSLGVEACERSESIARQADIVAAMTLEVLKGSTRAFDSSIQKVRPHKGQGQVARRLRSLLHSETHPSQIAESHRFCDRVQDAYTLRCCPQVHGIVNDTVAFVKGILVTEMNSATDNPMVFAETGEILSGGNFHGEYPAKALDYLAIGVHELANMSERRIERLVNPALSELPAFLTKEGGLNSGFMIAHCTAASLVSENKVLCHPSSVDSLTTSAGTEDHVSMGAFSARKCLRVVEHVEEVLAIELLAACQAMEFLRPLTTTPPLEEVHKLVRSVVGPWNKDRFMAPDIEAVTKLLQEEKIWRKVKPMMDNYHSVQTIETRVFSPTTARLDGPAPKRRRYNSKTVK; translated from the exons ATGAAGCTTTCCCTGAGGATTAGGGGTGAGTGGCTGGCACTTCCTTGTAACGGCAAAGAGAAGATCTCTTGGCTCGGGGACGAGGGGCTGAAGAGGTATTACAAGACGAAGAGCAATGTTGGTCATGCAGAGGAGACTGTGTATGAGATTCGCAAAGCAAAGGGTGGGGCTATATTGGACCCCGACGATGCCGTGAGGGACGTTCTAGACGACAACGACTTCGTCACTGTTG TTCTGGACAGCGACATGTCTAGTCCGGTGACTGGCCCTGCTGAGATAGTGTACATGGAGGAGAAGGT ACCTAAAGCCAGTGTGAAGACGGCATCAGAT TATATCTCCTTGGATGGAAACAGCTTAGCCACGGACGATCTCGTGAGACTTGGGAAAGGAGAGTTTCTGGTGAAG TTAACTACCGAGGCCGAACAAAACGTACAGAAGTCACGTGACCTTGTGGAAGAAATACTCGCTAGTAATAAAG TTGTCTATGGAATCACAACAGGATTTGGTAACTTTGCTCGGACTTCCATACCTAAAGATAAACTAGT AGAACTCCAAGAAAACCTCATCCGCTCCCATGCAGCAG GTGTCGGTCCCCCGCTGTCCCCCGAGAGGACCCGGATGTTGCTGGCGCTGCGTATTAATGTCCTCGCCAAGGGCTACAGTGGCATCTCCTTGGAAACTCTGGGACAGTACATGGCAGCGTTTAATG CATCCTGTCTTCCATGGGTTCCTCAGAAGGGATCAGTGGGGGCCAGCGGTGACCTTGCACCACTCGCTCACCTCGCGCTAGGCATGATGGGAGAAGGGAAAATGTGGTCGCCGAAGAGTGGATGGGCAGATGCTAAATAT GTACTCGAGTCTCATAACCTCACTCCGATAAAACCCAAGCCGAAAGAG GGCCTTGCAATGATAAATGGAACTCAGCTTATAACATCTTTAGGAGTTGAAG CTTGCGAAAGGTCAGAATCCATCGCCAGACAGGCAGACATTGTTGCAGCCATGACCTTGGAGGTGCTGAAGGGTTCAACAAGGGCGTTCGATAGCA GTATTCAGAAAGTGCGACCACACAAAGGTCAAGGCCAGGTTGCTAGGCGACTACGGTCACTTCTTCATTCAGAAACACATCCATCTCAGATAGCAG AGAGCCACAGGTTCTGTGACCGGGTACAAGACGCGTACACGCTCAGGTGCTGTCCGCAG GTACACGGCATCGTGAACGACACTGTGGCCTTCGTCAAAGGGATCCTGGTCACAGAAATGAACAGCGCCACAGACAACCCA ATGGTGTTTGCTGAGACTGGCGAGATTTTGTCAGGGGGAAACTTCCACGGGGAGTATCCAGCCAAG GCTCTCGACTACCTGGCTATCGGAGTGCACGAGCTGGCCAATATGAGCGAGCGACGGATAGAGAGACTTGTTAATCCGG CTCTGAGTGAACTCCCAGCCTTCCTGACCAAAGAGGGCGGACTCAACTCGGGGTTCATGATCGCCCACTGCACAGCCGCCTCTCTAG TGTCCGAGAACAAGGTCCTGTGCCACCCGTCGTCAGTGGACTCCCTGACCACCAGCGCCGGGACGGAGGACCACGTGTCTATGGGGGCCTTCTCCGCCAGGAAGTGTCTCAGAGTCGTGGAACACGTGGAGGAAG TCTTGGCAATCGAGTTACTGGCAGCCTGCCAGGCGATGGAGTTTCTGCGACCCCTGACAACGACGCCGCCCCTGGAAGAGGTGCACAAGTTGGTCCGATCAGTCGTCGG CCCCTGGAACAAAGACAGGTTTATGGCTCCTGACATCGAGGCAGTCACCAAGCTTCTGCAGGAGGAGAAG